In one Oncorhynchus masou masou isolate Uvic2021 chromosome 23, UVic_Omas_1.1, whole genome shotgun sequence genomic region, the following are encoded:
- the LOC135510052 gene encoding protein Wnt-8b-like, producing the protein MFMHLEVFYCILMLMSHMTTSCCSWSVNNFLMTGPKVYLIYSSSVAAGAQSGIEECKYQFAWDRWNCPERALQLSTHRSLRSANRETAFVHAISSAGVMYTLTRNCSLGDFDNCGCDDTRNGQRGGTGWQWGGCSDNVGFGEAISKQFVDTLETGQDARAAMNLHNNEAGRKAVKGTMQKTCKCHGVSGSCTTQTCWLQLPDFREVGNYLKEKYHRALKVDLLQGTGNSAASRGAISKTFSSISRKELVHLEDSPDYCLENRTLELPGTEGRECLKKGKSLNKWEKRSCKRLCGECGLAVEERKVELVSSCNCKFHWCCEVKCEQCRKTVTKYFCVKNGGQRGKNESVGSGRKNLRLRKKH; encoded by the exons GTGTACCTGATTTACTCCAGCAGTGTAGCAGCCGGGGCGCAGAGCGGCATCGAGGAGTGTAAGTATCAGTTTGCCTGGGACCGATGGAACTGCCCTGAAAGAGCCCTGCAGCTGTCCACACACAGAAGCCTCCGCAGTG CGAACAGGGAGACAGCGTTTGTCCATGCCATCAGTTCAGCAGGGGTCATGTACACTCTGACGAGGAACTGCAGTCTGGGGGACTTTGACAACTGTGGCTGTGATGACACCAGGAACGGACAGCGGG GGGGTACAGGCTGGCAGTGGGGCGGCTGCAGTGACAACGTGGGGTTCGGTGAGGCCATCTCCAAGCAGTTTGTTGACACGCTGGAGACAGGCCAGGACGCACGGGCCGCCATGAACCTCCACAACAATGAGGCTGGACGCAAG gcaGTGAAAGGGACGATGCAGAAGACGTGTAAGTGCCATGGCGTCTCTGGGTCCTGCACCACACAGACCTGCTGGTTACAGCTCCCAGATTTCAGGGAGGTGGGAAACTATCTGAAGGAGAAGTACCACCGAGCACTGAAG GTGGACCTGCTCCAGGGGACCGGGAACAGTGCAGCCAGTCGAGGTGCCATTTCCAAGACCTTCAGCTCCATCTCTCGTAAAGAACTGGTCCACTTAGAGGACTCCCCAGACTACTGCCTGGAGAACCGTACCCTGGAACTGCCCGGCACAGAGGGCAGAGAGTGCCTGAAGAAGGGCAAGAGCCTAAATAAGTGGGAGAAGCGTAGCTGTAAGAGGCTGTGCGGGGAGTGTGGTTTAGccgtggaggagaggaaggtggagTTGGTGTCGAGTTGCAATTGCAAGTTCCACTGGTGCTGCGAGGTAAAGTGCGAGCAGTGCCGCAAGACTGTGACCAAGTACTTCTGCGTGAAGAATGGGGGGCAGAGGGGGAAGAACGAGAGCGTCGGCAGCGGTAGGAAGAACCTGAGGCTGAGGAAGAAGCACTGA